The proteins below come from a single Pleuronectes platessa chromosome 3, fPlePla1.1, whole genome shotgun sequence genomic window:
- the ldb1b gene encoding LIM domain-binding protein 1b isoform X2 encodes MSVGGCACPGCSSKSFKLYSPKEPPNGSTFPPFHPGTMLDRDVGPTPMYPPTYLEPGMGRHTPYGNQTDYRIFELNKRLQNWTEECDNLWWDAFTTEFFEDDAMLTITFCLEDGPKRYTIGRTLIPRYFRSIFEGGATELYYVLKHPKESFHNNFVSLDCDQCTMVTQNGKPMFTQVCVEGRLYLEFMFDDMMRIKTWHFSIRQHRELIPRSILAMHAQDPQMLDQLSKNITRCGLSNSTLNYLRLCVILEPMQELMSRHKTYSLSPRDCLKTCLFQKWQRMVAPPAEPSRQAPNKRRKRKMSGGSTISGGGGTNNNNNNKKKSPGSGFPLSSQVPKLHNEDKGTDVMVVGEPTLMGGEFGDEDERLITRLENTQFDAANGIDDEDSFNNSPALGSNSPWNNKAPSSQESKSDNPTSQASQ; translated from the exons GCTGTTCCTCCAAGTCATTCAAGCTGTACTCCCCCAAGGAGCCCCCCAACGGTAGCACTTTCCCCCCTTTCCATCCCGGCACCATGCTGGACCGAGACGTGGG TCCCACCCCAATGTATCCTCCCACATACCTGGAGCCAGGAATGGG GAGGCACACACCATATGGCAACCAGACAGACTACAGAATATTTGAACTTAACAAACGGCTACAGAACTGGACAGAG GAGTGTGATAACCTGTGGTGGGACGCATTTACTACAGAGTTCTTTGAAGATGACGCCATGTTGACCATTACTTTCTGTCTGGAGGATGGACCCAAACGTTACA CGATTGGCCGGACGTTGATTCCACGGTACTTCCGGAGTATATTTGAGGGCGGTGCCACTGAGCTCTACTACGTGCTAAAACATCCCAAGGAATCCTTCCACAATAACTTTGTCTCCCTCGACTGTGATCAGTGCACCATGGTCACTCAGAATGGAAAGCCCATGTTCACACAG GTGTGTGTAGAGGGGCGCTTGTATCTGGAGTTCATGTTTGACGACATGATGAGGATAAAGACGTGGCACTTCAGCATCAGACAACACCGTGAACTCATCCCCCGCAGTATACTGGCCATGCAT GCCCAGGACCCACAGATGCTGGACCAGCTGTCCAAAAATATAACAAGATGTGGCCTGTCGAACTCCACCCTTAACTACCTCCGA CTGTGTGTGATCCTTGAGCCCatgcaggagctgatgtccaGACACAAGACATACAGCCTCAGCCCCAGAGACTGCCTCAAGACTTGCCTCTTCCAGAAATGGCAGAGGATGGTAGCACCACCCG CTGAGCCATCGAGACAGGCCCCTAACAAACGGCGGAAGCGCAAGATGTCAGGGGGCAGCACCatcagcggaggaggaggaactaataacaacaacaacaacaaaaagaagagcCCTGGCAGTGGCTTCCCTCTGTCCAGCCAAGTCCCA AAACTACACAATGAAGACAAAGGCACA GATGTGATGGTGGTGGGAGAACCCACTCTGATGGGAGGAGAGTTCGGGGATGAGGACGAGCGTCTGATCACGCGGCTGGAGAATACGCAGTTCGACGCGGCCAACGGCATCGACGACGAGGACAGCTTCAACAACTCCCCGGCGCTGGGCTCCAACTCGCCCTGGAACAACAAGGCCCCGTCCAGCCAGGAGAGCAAGAGCGACAACCCCACCTCACAGGCATCGCAGTAG
- the ldb1b gene encoding LIM domain-binding protein 1b isoform X1: protein MAMSEQLELGDGCSSKSFKLYSPKEPPNGSTFPPFHPGTMLDRDVGPTPMYPPTYLEPGMGRHTPYGNQTDYRIFELNKRLQNWTEECDNLWWDAFTTEFFEDDAMLTITFCLEDGPKRYTIGRTLIPRYFRSIFEGGATELYYVLKHPKESFHNNFVSLDCDQCTMVTQNGKPMFTQVCVEGRLYLEFMFDDMMRIKTWHFSIRQHRELIPRSILAMHAQDPQMLDQLSKNITRCGLSNSTLNYLRLCVILEPMQELMSRHKTYSLSPRDCLKTCLFQKWQRMVAPPAEPSRQAPNKRRKRKMSGGSTISGGGGTNNNNNNKKKSPGSGFPLSSQVPKLHNEDKGTDVMVVGEPTLMGGEFGDEDERLITRLENTQFDAANGIDDEDSFNNSPALGSNSPWNNKAPSSQESKSDNPTSQASQ from the exons GCTGTTCCTCCAAGTCATTCAAGCTGTACTCCCCCAAGGAGCCCCCCAACGGTAGCACTTTCCCCCCTTTCCATCCCGGCACCATGCTGGACCGAGACGTGGG TCCCACCCCAATGTATCCTCCCACATACCTGGAGCCAGGAATGGG GAGGCACACACCATATGGCAACCAGACAGACTACAGAATATTTGAACTTAACAAACGGCTACAGAACTGGACAGAG GAGTGTGATAACCTGTGGTGGGACGCATTTACTACAGAGTTCTTTGAAGATGACGCCATGTTGACCATTACTTTCTGTCTGGAGGATGGACCCAAACGTTACA CGATTGGCCGGACGTTGATTCCACGGTACTTCCGGAGTATATTTGAGGGCGGTGCCACTGAGCTCTACTACGTGCTAAAACATCCCAAGGAATCCTTCCACAATAACTTTGTCTCCCTCGACTGTGATCAGTGCACCATGGTCACTCAGAATGGAAAGCCCATGTTCACACAG GTGTGTGTAGAGGGGCGCTTGTATCTGGAGTTCATGTTTGACGACATGATGAGGATAAAGACGTGGCACTTCAGCATCAGACAACACCGTGAACTCATCCCCCGCAGTATACTGGCCATGCAT GCCCAGGACCCACAGATGCTGGACCAGCTGTCCAAAAATATAACAAGATGTGGCCTGTCGAACTCCACCCTTAACTACCTCCGA CTGTGTGTGATCCTTGAGCCCatgcaggagctgatgtccaGACACAAGACATACAGCCTCAGCCCCAGAGACTGCCTCAAGACTTGCCTCTTCCAGAAATGGCAGAGGATGGTAGCACCACCCG CTGAGCCATCGAGACAGGCCCCTAACAAACGGCGGAAGCGCAAGATGTCAGGGGGCAGCACCatcagcggaggaggaggaactaataacaacaacaacaacaaaaagaagagcCCTGGCAGTGGCTTCCCTCTGTCCAGCCAAGTCCCA AAACTACACAATGAAGACAAAGGCACA GATGTGATGGTGGTGGGAGAACCCACTCTGATGGGAGGAGAGTTCGGGGATGAGGACGAGCGTCTGATCACGCGGCTGGAGAATACGCAGTTCGACGCGGCCAACGGCATCGACGACGAGGACAGCTTCAACAACTCCCCGGCGCTGGGCTCCAACTCGCCCTGGAACAACAAGGCCCCGTCCAGCCAGGAGAGCAAGAGCGACAACCCCACCTCACAGGCATCGCAGTAG
- the ldb1b gene encoding LIM domain-binding protein 1b isoform X3, whose product MAMSEQLELGDGCSSKSFKLYSPKEPPNGSTFPPFHPGTMLDRDVGPTPMYPPTYLEPGMGRHTPYGNQTDYRIFELNKRLQNWTEECDNLWWDAFTTEFFEDDAMLTITFCLEDGPKRYTIGRTLIPRYFRSIFEGGATELYYVLKHPKESFHNNFVSLDCDQCTMVTQNGKPMFTQVCVEGRLYLEFMFDDMMRIKTWHFSIRQHRELIPRSILAMHAQDPQMLDQLSKNITRCGLSNSTLNYLRLCVILEPMQELMSRHKTYSLSPRDCLKTCLFQKWQRMVAPPAEPSRQAPNKRRKRKMSGGSTISGGGGTNNNNNNKKKSPGSGFPLSSQVPDVMVVGEPTLMGGEFGDEDERLITRLENTQFDAANGIDDEDSFNNSPALGSNSPWNNKAPSSQESKSDNPTSQASQ is encoded by the exons GCTGTTCCTCCAAGTCATTCAAGCTGTACTCCCCCAAGGAGCCCCCCAACGGTAGCACTTTCCCCCCTTTCCATCCCGGCACCATGCTGGACCGAGACGTGGG TCCCACCCCAATGTATCCTCCCACATACCTGGAGCCAGGAATGGG GAGGCACACACCATATGGCAACCAGACAGACTACAGAATATTTGAACTTAACAAACGGCTACAGAACTGGACAGAG GAGTGTGATAACCTGTGGTGGGACGCATTTACTACAGAGTTCTTTGAAGATGACGCCATGTTGACCATTACTTTCTGTCTGGAGGATGGACCCAAACGTTACA CGATTGGCCGGACGTTGATTCCACGGTACTTCCGGAGTATATTTGAGGGCGGTGCCACTGAGCTCTACTACGTGCTAAAACATCCCAAGGAATCCTTCCACAATAACTTTGTCTCCCTCGACTGTGATCAGTGCACCATGGTCACTCAGAATGGAAAGCCCATGTTCACACAG GTGTGTGTAGAGGGGCGCTTGTATCTGGAGTTCATGTTTGACGACATGATGAGGATAAAGACGTGGCACTTCAGCATCAGACAACACCGTGAACTCATCCCCCGCAGTATACTGGCCATGCAT GCCCAGGACCCACAGATGCTGGACCAGCTGTCCAAAAATATAACAAGATGTGGCCTGTCGAACTCCACCCTTAACTACCTCCGA CTGTGTGTGATCCTTGAGCCCatgcaggagctgatgtccaGACACAAGACATACAGCCTCAGCCCCAGAGACTGCCTCAAGACTTGCCTCTTCCAGAAATGGCAGAGGATGGTAGCACCACCCG CTGAGCCATCGAGACAGGCCCCTAACAAACGGCGGAAGCGCAAGATGTCAGGGGGCAGCACCatcagcggaggaggaggaactaataacaacaacaacaacaaaaagaagagcCCTGGCAGTGGCTTCCCTCTGTCCAGCCAAGTCCCA GATGTGATGGTGGTGGGAGAACCCACTCTGATGGGAGGAGAGTTCGGGGATGAGGACGAGCGTCTGATCACGCGGCTGGAGAATACGCAGTTCGACGCGGCCAACGGCATCGACGACGAGGACAGCTTCAACAACTCCCCGGCGCTGGGCTCCAACTCGCCCTGGAACAACAAGGCCCCGTCCAGCCAGGAGAGCAAGAGCGACAACCCCACCTCACAGGCATCGCAGTAG
- the ldb1b gene encoding LIM domain-binding protein 1b isoform X4 — protein sequence MLDRDVGPTPMYPPTYLEPGMGRHTPYGNQTDYRIFELNKRLQNWTEECDNLWWDAFTTEFFEDDAMLTITFCLEDGPKRYTIGRTLIPRYFRSIFEGGATELYYVLKHPKESFHNNFVSLDCDQCTMVTQNGKPMFTQVCVEGRLYLEFMFDDMMRIKTWHFSIRQHRELIPRSILAMHAQDPQMLDQLSKNITRCGLSNSTLNYLRLCVILEPMQELMSRHKTYSLSPRDCLKTCLFQKWQRMVAPPAEPSRQAPNKRRKRKMSGGSTISGGGGTNNNNNNKKKSPGSGFPLSSQVPKLHNEDKGTDVMVVGEPTLMGGEFGDEDERLITRLENTQFDAANGIDDEDSFNNSPALGSNSPWNNKAPSSQESKSDNPTSQASQ from the exons ATGCTGGACCGAGACGTGGG TCCCACCCCAATGTATCCTCCCACATACCTGGAGCCAGGAATGGG GAGGCACACACCATATGGCAACCAGACAGACTACAGAATATTTGAACTTAACAAACGGCTACAGAACTGGACAGAG GAGTGTGATAACCTGTGGTGGGACGCATTTACTACAGAGTTCTTTGAAGATGACGCCATGTTGACCATTACTTTCTGTCTGGAGGATGGACCCAAACGTTACA CGATTGGCCGGACGTTGATTCCACGGTACTTCCGGAGTATATTTGAGGGCGGTGCCACTGAGCTCTACTACGTGCTAAAACATCCCAAGGAATCCTTCCACAATAACTTTGTCTCCCTCGACTGTGATCAGTGCACCATGGTCACTCAGAATGGAAAGCCCATGTTCACACAG GTGTGTGTAGAGGGGCGCTTGTATCTGGAGTTCATGTTTGACGACATGATGAGGATAAAGACGTGGCACTTCAGCATCAGACAACACCGTGAACTCATCCCCCGCAGTATACTGGCCATGCAT GCCCAGGACCCACAGATGCTGGACCAGCTGTCCAAAAATATAACAAGATGTGGCCTGTCGAACTCCACCCTTAACTACCTCCGA CTGTGTGTGATCCTTGAGCCCatgcaggagctgatgtccaGACACAAGACATACAGCCTCAGCCCCAGAGACTGCCTCAAGACTTGCCTCTTCCAGAAATGGCAGAGGATGGTAGCACCACCCG CTGAGCCATCGAGACAGGCCCCTAACAAACGGCGGAAGCGCAAGATGTCAGGGGGCAGCACCatcagcggaggaggaggaactaataacaacaacaacaacaaaaagaagagcCCTGGCAGTGGCTTCCCTCTGTCCAGCCAAGTCCCA AAACTACACAATGAAGACAAAGGCACA GATGTGATGGTGGTGGGAGAACCCACTCTGATGGGAGGAGAGTTCGGGGATGAGGACGAGCGTCTGATCACGCGGCTGGAGAATACGCAGTTCGACGCGGCCAACGGCATCGACGACGAGGACAGCTTCAACAACTCCCCGGCGCTGGGCTCCAACTCGCCCTGGAACAACAAGGCCCCGTCCAGCCAGGAGAGCAAGAGCGACAACCCCACCTCACAGGCATCGCAGTAG
- the armh3 gene encoding armadillo-like helical domain-containing protein 3, whose protein sequence is MSQVEKKAGLLRRSSSSKKPLKEKVVLMYDEIFAKEDPAKNNPRFWDELFLMKVNLEYLETKLESVDGEEVQRIQDNINSLFHHCVQALGEEHQIKVVNALQTLCALFRGVHQKNKSTSGFDIINMLMGFDKAEQRMKDLMERLDSLLCGDGSESLKSLCLKLLLCLVTVTDNISQNTILEYVMINSIFEAILQILSDVSSRGQHGYDAVVLLALLVNYRKYESVNPYIVKLSIVDDEPTLDGMGMVVHHALTEYNRQYKDKEEENQGGFFSTLTSMVGSMFIADADEKLSVQTNEAILLALYEAVHLNRNFITVLAQSHPEIDIPTTPTTPTPMTPTSPLGTAPPSLDMMNNPELPLDPNLGTSNLLITFLKYASIVMQDTKDEHRLNSARLCLIILTCIAEDQYADAFLHDDNMNFRVNLHRMPMRHRKKPVDKNMPSRPLVCAVLDLMVEFIVTHMMKEFPMDLYLRCVQIIHKLLCYQKKCRIRLHYTWRELWSALINLLKFLLSNETTLLGKHNIFHLALLVVNLFNMFITYGDTFLPTSNSYDELYYEIVRMHQVFDNLYCMVLRVSTNTGQWKEPASKVTHALVNVRAIVNHFNPKIESYAAVNHISQLSEEQVLEVVKTNYDTLTLKLQDGLDQFERYSEQPKEAAFFKELVRSISLNVRKNVSLNTMSQDVLLKEFSTIS, encoded by the exons ATGTCTCAGGTGGAGAAGAAGGCTGGGTTGCTTAGAAGGTCGTCGTCCTCTAAAAAACCCTTGAAAGAGAAGGTGGTGCTGATGTATGATGAGATTTTTGCA AAAGAGGATCCAGCCAAAAACAACCCTCGCTTCTGGGATGAGCTGTTTCTTATGAag GTGAACCTTGAGTACCTTGAGACCAAGTTGGAGAGTGTCGATGGGGAAGAGGTTCAGCGAATTCAAGACAACATCAACTCCCTGTTCCACCACTGTGTTCAGGCTCTGGGTGAGGAGCACCAGATCAAAGTGGTCAACGCCCTGCAG ACTCTGTGTGCACTTTTCCGAGGGGTTCATCAGAAGAACAAATCGACGTCTGGCTTTGATATCATCAACATGCTCATGGGGTTCGACAAAGCCGAGCAAAGGATGAAA GACCTGATGGAGAGACTGGACAGTCTTCTGTGTGGCGACGGCTCGGAGAGTCTCAAGAGCCTTTGTCTCAAACTGCTTCTGTGTCTGGTGACG GTAACAGACAATATCAGTCAGAACACCATACTGGAATATGTGATGATCAACAGCATCTTTGAAGCCATTCTACAA ATTTTGTCTGATGTCTCCAGTAGAGGGCAGCATGGTTATGATGCTGTGGTGCTGCTGGCCCTTTTGGTCAACTACAGGAAATATGAG TCTGTGAATCCATACATTGTGAAGCTGTCCATCGTTGACGATGAGCCAACACTGGAT gGAATGGGGATGGTTGTCCACCACGCTCTGACAGAATATAACAG GCAGTACAAagataaggaggaggagaaccagggTGGTTTCTTCTCTACACTAACCAGTATG GTGGGCAGCATGTTTATAGCAGACGCCGATGAGAAACTCTCTGTGCA GACAAATGAGGCGATTCTGCTGGCACTGTATGAGGCCGTGCACCTTAACCGCAACTTCATCACTGTATTAGCTCAG agCCATCCTGAGATTGACATCCCTACCACACCTACCACCCCTACTCCAATGACCCCGACATCCCCACTCGGCACAGCGCCGCCCTCCCTAGACA TGATGAACAACCCAGAACTGCCCCTGGATCCCAACCTGGGGACCAGCAACCTCCTCATCACCTTCCTCAAGTATGCCTCCATTGTAATGCAGGACACTAAAG atgagCATAGACTCAACAGTGCCAGACTGTGCCTAATCATCCTCACCTGCATAGCAGAG gacCAGTATGCTGATGCCTTTCTTCATGATGACAATATGAACTTCAGAGTCAATCTCCACAGAATG CCCATGAGGCACAGAAAAAAACCAGTGGACAAGAACATGCCTTCCCGGCCGCTGGTGTGTGCTGTTCTAG ACCTGATGGTGGAGTTTATTGTCACTCATATGATGAAGGAATTCCCCATGGATTTATACTt GCGCTGTGTGCAGATCATCCACAAACTCCTGTGCTACCAGAAGAAATGCAGAATCCGATTACACTACACCTGGAGAGAGCTCTGGTCAG CTCTCATCAACCTGCTGAAGTTCCTGCTGTCAAATGAGACCACCCTGCTGGGCAAGCACAACATCTTTCATCTGGCCTTACTG GTAGTGAACCTATTCAATATGTTCATAACGTACGGTGACACGTTCCTGCCCACCTCCAACAGCTACGACGAGCTGTACTATGAAATCGTCCGAATGCACCAGGTCTTCGACAACCTCTACTGTATGG TTTTGAGGGTATCAACCAACACGGGCCAGTGGAAAGAGCCAGCCAGCAAAGTCACGCACGCCCTTGTCAATGTTag GGCCATCGTCAACCATTTTAACCCCAAGATTGAGTCGTACGCTGCCGTGAACCACATCTCCCAGCTGTCAGAGGAACAG gTGCTGGAGGTGGTTAAGACCAACTATGACACACTAACCCTCAAACTGCAGGATGGTCTGGACCAATTTGAGAGATACTCGGAGCAGCCCAAAGAGGCGGCTTTCTTCAAGGAGTTG GTTCGCTCCATCAGTCTGAATGTGAGGAAGAATGTCTCCTTGAACACAATGAGTCAGGACGTCCTGCTCAAAGAGTTCTCCACCAtctcctga